A genome region from Penaeus vannamei isolate JL-2024 chromosome 20, ASM4276789v1, whole genome shotgun sequence includes the following:
- the LOC113827377 gene encoding uncharacterized protein isoform X8 (The sequence of the model RefSeq protein was modified relative to this genomic sequence to represent the inferred CDS: added 569 bases not found in genome assembly), translated as MWLPQPEDPPFLTVGTEVSAKYKGAFCEAKVHKVVKSVKVKVTFKLGLGSAVVPDDLVKGVLKIGAQVKASHPDKNQFVDAIVNKIQDCSQYTVVFDDGDITTLRRTSLCLKSGRHFAESETLDQLPLTHPEHFGTPVVGGRRGRRSRPHADGEDSGEEDDDVHKRHRSRREEWESDIGKVVCVELGDKKKQKDNWFPGLVVAPTAQDSVKIETKKDYLVRSFQDGRYYTVPKKEASPFSREVGSKVSQSALKTAVEKALLFMTNDELPPHWDRDLLFGTNVSDDDSDRDGSDSDSSDDEPREEKDHFVAQLYKFMEECGTPINSGPTVGNKDLDLYKLFKVVQKLGGFNRVMNQNQWKVVSNKMQLQSLGSQAPNHIKAAYKRYLQSFEDFYRKLGCTMVSNPRGSRTRHRSGRSLIRDCDRTPRASKKKDNDSCDSTEDENEKKEEEEEGKKGEKRKGEKDEVKKESEKKEPEKKENDKKDNEKKKEESKSSRNVKQESKSQNSPERESTGTKERSREAAGSRERSREPAMTRERSREPVVMRERSREPTAGKDKSRDSSSTSKERSRTDTSGKDQAGGEVVVKERAREPRTPRSEAKNRAAKGEAAEVKTRSSAKEERQEATPEVKTRSSTREERKEEKKEKEVKEESDSEEEEIEMAQTRSSRHREESREKDESTKKTATPTRKTKNERAAMAVICVKAEDDTEGDDETASSSSTTPTPVSSTHSGASVAASPASEKKANKSKSKGQKAVAVSAAAPITAEDSPGAKKRGRKKKNEGEVETPMIDRANSLPSRGKALLPAHVPVNVGDKLRVLYGPNAKESKVTYEAKVLEVEEEGNAPMYYVHYLGWNNRYDEWIRRPCIAENLTWSQNRVRKGRAAATKELKEKKEKEKEVKDTKDTKEAKKEEKEQVSTASSPKTSATKRGRPPGGMRERRESDRSERSDTSGTSSVSGPSTRAARERQVQQPDSPSPSEQRRPRRIGGGIGGGGSTLDTTESDSEEYESDADTGSEKSRTRSSTEKAPATASVSAVSTPVSEPSATVSTVSEKTVKETPAKVQVIEVKEEKVEQEPCGKDIDLNAIISEMKGLDKPIKKEEDRVVVKDTAPRILSPVMQTSFTTPEKKTPELQAKKVLEITPKKAIPESPGKNITQDPMKLLSPKPESLEDDVYEFKEPEPFDFGEIRARKDTRTKASMGALASDEAEADTKVKKKGRPRKDAKEGEGDKTESDSDTAPSPQKRIMLPREARESPVKWPISDVKEVAPQPEVSTTPEKKEAVAVTTIISPVRKVLIKRETPVKSEQATIQPTEVKVSKQESPKCPSPKQNQQEIPAPSLPMKEPVRINVTQIKAKPVNASDRGIAIPKPSGPTSHLLAQAVMPVIESKALAKPVPKPTFDAKVDKPPPVKSEDKVEAKVIPFSQRQQHIFPHLLNRPETSDKAKDVPQRITASAIQSPPRDSTPVLESTSLSQSGSDVERIKRESSVEETIEAVIKRARQDKPESKEDDDKSEGKASPDKKRRTSGRGKKVLSREFLPDTSEESDSDGRLSRPETERRTRRPRLVVDGEHAMIKRAQRLVSDTEKKSGRRREAEACDDDDDEGDDEGDDEEEDEDDEEEDEDEETEKGIIPPPGSLSKVKLSRRLDAEDQKEGEEAEVEGIRHIRKKPRASASATPKRYEEEGLGDLLCEETIPPGSPMTHDAITAEAELPQRPDMKHEMPFASVPTGSSFGKRGPVQPGGPQPPSNPTQPHVAQSQPSPQHQQMHQLPKQPQPQLPPQQKHQILVPQQKIQLPKTVQQQQQQQQQQQQQQQQQQQQQQQQQQKHEQLHHKQQQPQQQQQQQQQQQPKQQQQQQQPKQQQQQQPQQQPQQPSPSQPHPHHQPHLHAHHHHPSQSQLQSQSQPQAQPQALALPLPQLHQQQQQQQQQQQLHHHQPQQQHKPQQPKQQQLHPQQRTLQQQQLPLQQQQPPQQSPQLQQLQQVPQQSPPPQHHQPQLPHQSPKQQQQMPQVPQQQQLQQSPQQSPTQPPSQPLPPAQQLQISHQVQPHQQQPKQVQHQQQLQQSRPLQHQKSQSQTLVQPSNQPSQQQQQPEHGFQVSQAGQHLNQQKIQHPQHQKQQLYPATQSDHQQVQHQQQQQAYQRSHLQQQQHSQQHQQLSQDQHQHPPPTQPHQITPRLGPGISSAVISPNLAVVAAVAAAASPRNCGAAAGGSTASPSGGTGATSALPGAGAAAGAQAHSSAQATIDNTPPTTPESIISNISDSVKGDNEVSKLDESSKSGRDSSEVELESLADNSKMDQFSEDSNTMDSTLGSEPRRRGRLVTPVKRPHESHTGHLPQVSLADGEGSETEEGHSAAAVPKKRRRGPRARASNDPDEEDSSSKKLNSQGNYSGRRRNRHPSARGAPVDDDNEASGLSTLSIACSAVRRSRYNFCQELDPDLDASKRIAVLQARIQELKRTYMQVKTELASVERRRKKLRRKEREKETKAEPT; from the exons ATGTGGTTACCACAG CCTGAGGACCCCCCTTTCCTGACCGTTGGTACTGAGGTGTCAGCCAAGTACAAGGGTGCTTTCTGTGAGGCAAAGGTCCACAAGGTTGTCAAATCAGTCAAGGTTAAA GTAACCTTTAAACTAGGCTTAGGCTCAGCTGTTGTACCTGATGACTTGGTTAAAGGTGTTTTGAAAATTGGAGCCCAAGTCAAAGCGAGCCATCCAGATAAAAATCAGTTTGTAGATGCCATTGTGAACAAAATTCAAGACTGCAGTCAGTATACAGTCG TCTTTGATGATGGTGACATAACAACACTCCGCCGAACATCCCTGTGCCTGAAGAGTGGAAGGCACTTTGCTGAGAGTGAGACCCTAGACCAGCTGCCTCTCACACACCCAGAGCACTTTGGCACCCCTGTGGTTGGAGGAAGGCGAGGGCGCAGGTCTAGACCACATGC AGATGGTGAAGATtctggagaagaagatgatgatgtccACAAGAGGCATCGCTCGAGACGTGAGGAGTGGGAGTCAGATATCGGCAAAGTTGTTTGTGTGGAGCTCGGGGACAAGAAAAAGCAGAAGGACAACTGGTTCCCAGGGCTTGTGGTTGCTCCAACAGCCCAAGACTCTGTCAAGATTGAGACCAAAAAGGACTACCTGGTCAGGTCATTTCAGGATGGAAGATA TTACACGGTACCAAAGAAAGAAGCTTCGCCTTTTAGCCGTGAGGTTGGGAGCAAGGTTTCTCAGAGTGCTCTCAAGACGGCCGTAGAAAAGGCCCTGCTCTTCATGACAAACGATGAGCTGCCGCCCCATTGGGACCGTGACCTTCTCTTTGGCACAAACGTTTCTGACGATGATTCAGATAGGGACGGGTCGGACTCTGAC AGTTCTGATGACGAgccaagagaggagaaggatcaCTTCGTTGCACAGCTGTACAAGTTCATGGAGGAGTGTGGAACCCCAATCAATAGTGGACCAACTGTAGGGAACAAGGACTTGGACTTGTACAAGCTTTTTAAG GTGGTTCAGAAATTGGGAGGCTTTAATCGTGTGATGAATCAGAACCAATGGAAAGTTGTGTCCAATAAAATGCAGCTTCAGTCTCTGGGCTCTCAGGCTCCCAACCACATAAAAGCCGCATATAAGAG ATATCTCCAAAGTTTTGAGGACTTTTACCGAAAGTTGGGATGCACAATGGTGAGCAACCCACGTGGTTCAAGGACAAGGCACCGCTCGGGTAGAAGCTTGATCAGGGACTGTGACCGAACACCCAGGGCTTccaagaagaaagataatgacaGCTGTGATTCAAcagaagatgagaatgagaaaaaggaggaagaggaggagggcaagaaaggagagaaaagaaaaggggagaaagatgaggtCAAGAAAGAGTCTGAGAAGAAGGAgccagaaaagaaggaaaatgataaaaaagacaatgaaaaaaagaaggaagagtcaAAAAGTTCCAG AAATGTAAAGCAAGAGAGCAAATCTCAGAACTCCCCTGAGAGAGAGTCAACAGGAACCAAAGAGAGATCACGAGAAGCTGCAGGGAGCCGGGAGAGGTCACGGGAGCCAGCTATGACAAGGGAGCGATCAAGGGAGCCTGTGGTGATGCGGGAAAGGTCTCGTGAACCAACTGCAGGGAAGGACAAGTCACGGGATTCATCATCAACTAGCAAAGAGCGGAGTCGCACAGACACTAGTGGGAAGGACCAGGCAGGCGGTGAAGTAGTGGTGAAAGAACGTGCGAGGGAGCCACGTACACCCCGCTCAGAGGCTAAGAACCGTGCAGCCAAGGGGGAGGCTGCAGAGGTAAAGACCCGTTCCAGTGCTAAGGAGGAAAGGCAAGAAGCTACCCCAGAGGTCAAGACACGTTCCAGCactagagaggagaggaaggaggagaaaaaggagaaggaagtcaAAGAGGAGAGtgacagcgaagaagaagagattgaaatg GCTCAAACAAGATCCTCCAGGCATCGTGAGGAGAGCCGTGAGAAGGATGAATCAACCAAAAAGACAGCCACGCCAACACGTAAAACCAAGAACGAGAGAGCAGCCATGGCTGTCATCTGTGTGAAGGCTGAGGATGACACAGAGGGTGATGATGAAACAGCTTCTTCATCCTCAACTACGCCAACCCCAGTTAGTTCAACACACTCGGGGGCCTCTGTAGCAGCAAGCCCTGCCAGCgagaaaaaagcaaacaaaagcaaGAGCAAAGGCCAGAAGGCAGTGGCAGTTTCAGCAGCAGCACCAATCACAGCTGAAGACTCTCCTGGGGCCAAGAAAAGAGGGcgcaagaagaagaatgagggagaagtggagacaCCGAT GATTGACCGAGCAAACTCTCTCCCCTCCAGGGGCAAGGCCCTTCTCCCAGCTCATGTCCCCGTCAATGTTGGAGACAAGTTGCGTGTGCTATATGGACCCAATGCCAAAGAATCAAAAGTGACCTATGAAGCGAAG GTGCTAGAagttgaagaggaaggaaatgcgcCTATGTACTACGTTCATTACCTTGGATGGAACAACAGGTATGATGAGTGGATACGAAGGCCTTGCATTGCAGAGAATCTCACATGGTCACAGAATAGGGTTAGGAAGGGCAGAGCTGCAGCAACTAAGGagttgaaagagaagaaagagaaggaaaaggaagtcaaAGACACCAAGGACACAAAGGAagccaaaaaggaagaaaaggaacag GTCTCAACAGCCTCCTCACCAAAGACAAGTGCTACCAAGCGTGGTCGCCCCCCAGGTGGAATGCGAGAGCGGCGTGAAAGTGATCGTAGTGAGCGGAGTGACACTAGTGGCACAAGCAGTGTCTCAGGCCCTAGCACAAGAGCAGCGCGTGAGAGGCAGGTGCAGCAACCAGACAGTCCTTCACCCAGTGAGCAGAGGCGGCCACGCCGCattggaggaggaataggaggaggaggaagcacacTTG ATACGACAGAAAGTGATAGTGAGGAGTATGAATCTGATGCTGACACTGGCTCTGAAAAGTCCCGCACCAGATCAAGTACAGAAAAAGCTCCAGCCACGGCCTCTGTATCTGCTGTATCTACTCCTGTATCTGAACCTTCTGCTACTGTAAGTACAGTGTCTGAGAAGACTGTAAAAGAGACACCAGCAAAGGTGCAAGTGatagaagtaaaggaagagaaggtggagcagGAGCCATGTGGGAAGGATATTGATCTGAATGCCATTATATCTGAAATGAAGGGTTTGGATAAaccaataaagaaggaagaggaccgTGTTGTTGTGAAGGACACAGCTCCTAGAATACTATCCCCAGTGATGCAGACATCCTTCACCACACCTGAGAAAAAGACTCCTGAGTTGCAAGCCAAGAAAGTCCTAGAGATAACTCCTAAAAAAGCAATCCCTGAATCTCCAGGGAAGAACATCACCCAGGACCCCATGAAACTACTCTCTCCAAAACCTGAGTCTTTGGAGGATGATGTATATGAATTCAAAGAGCCAGAGCCTTTTGATTTTGGGGAAATTCGTGCTAGGAAAGACACACGAACGAAGGCAAGCATGGGGGCCTTAGCATCAGATGAAGCTGAGGCAGATACCAAGGTCAAGAAGAAGGGTCGACCAAGAAAGgatgcgaaggaaggagagggtgacaaGACAGAGTCTGACAGTGATACTGCCCCAAGCCCTCAAAAGAGAATAATGCTTCCCAGGGAGGCCAGAGAATCACCTGTCAAGTGGCCAATTAGTGATGTAAAGGAGGTGGCTCCCCAGCCAGAAGTCAGTACAACACCTGAGAAAAAAGAAGCAGTTGCAGTAACCACTATTATATCCCCTGTTCGTAAGGTCTTGATCAAGAGAGAGACACCAGTCAAGAGTGAACAGGCCACAATTCAGCCTACAGAGGTCAAGGTGAGTAAGCAAGAATCACCAAAGTGTCCATCACCAAAGCAGAATCAGCAGGAAATCCCTGCACCAAGTTTGCCAATGAAAGAACCAGTAAGAATCAATGTCACACAAATAAAAGCCAAGCCTGTGAATGCCAGCGACAGAGGCATAGCTATCCCCAAGCCAAGTGGACCTACATCTCACTTACTTGCTCAAGCTGTTATGCCTGTAATTGAATCTAAAGCTCTTGCTAAGCCTGTTCCTAAGCCAACATTTGACGCCAAAGTGGACAAACCTCCACCTGTTAAGAGTGAAGACAAAGTAGAGGCCAAGGTTATTCCTTTTTCCCAGAGACAGCAACATATATTCCCACATCTCCTGAACAGGCCAGAGACCAGTGATAAGGCAAAGGATGTTCCACAACGAATTACAGCTTCTGCCATCCAGTCACCACCAAGGGATTCTACACCAGTGCTGGAATCCACATCTTTAAGCCAGAGTGGGTCAGATGTGGAGAGAATCAAGAGGGAATCCTCAGTGGAAGAGACCATAGAAGCAGTCATCAAGCGAGCCCGACAAGACAAGCCAGAGtcaaaggaagatgatgataagtcGGAAGGGAAGGCAAGTCCAGACAAGAAACGTAGGACatcagggagaggaaagaaggtttTGAGCCGTGAGTTCCTCCCAGACACGTCAGAGGAATCAGACTCCGACGGTAGGCTGTCCAGacctgagacagagagaaggacacgAAGACCCAGACTGGTTGTAGATGGAGAGCATGCCATGATCAAGCGGGCACAGAGACTGGTGTCtgatacagaaaagaaaagtggccggagaagagaagcggaagcatgtgatgatgatgatgatgagggggatgatgagggagatgatgaggaagaggatgaggatgatgaggaagaggatgaggatgaagaaacagaaaaaggaataatCCCACCACCTGGAAGCCTAAGTAAAGTGAAACTCTCAAGAAGACTGGATGCTGAAGaccagaaggaaggggaagaggcagaggtggAAGGTATCCGCCACATCAGGAAGAAACCACGTGCCTCAGCATCAGCTACACCCAAAAGGTATGAGGAAGAGGGCCTGGGTGACCTCCTCTGTGAGGAAACTATCCCACCTGGTAGTCCCATGACCCATGATGCCATTACAGCAGAGGCTGAACTGCCCCAGCGGCCAGACATGAAGCATGAGATGCCTTTTGCCAGTGTACCCACTGGAAGCAGCTTTGGGAAGAGAGGGCCTGTGCAACCAGGGGGACCACAGCCACCTTCAAATCCAACACAGCCTCATGTGGCACAGTCACAGCCCTCCCCACAGCATCAGCAGATGCATCAGTTGCCCAAACAGCCACAGCCTCAACTTCCCCCACAGCAGAAGCATCAGATCTTAGTTCCTCAGCAGAAAATACAACTTCCCAAAACagtacaacagcagcagcaacagcaacaacaacagcaacagcagcagcaacagcagcagcaacagcagcaacagcaacaacaaaagcatgaGCAACTGCACCATAAGCAGCAGCAgccacaacagcagcagcagcaacagcaacagcaacagccaaagcagcaacagcagcagcaacagccaaagcagcaacagcagcagcaaccacAGCAACAGCCACAGCAGCCATCCCCATCACAGCCACATCCGCATCATCAGCCACATCTTCAtgcgcatcatcatcatccatctcaGTCTCAACTTCAGTCTCAATCTCAACCTCAGGCTCAACCTCaggctcttgctcttcctctcccacaactccatcagcagcagcaacagcagcagcaacaacagcaactgcATCACCATCAGCCACAACAGCAACATAAACCACAACAACCAAAGCAGCAGCAGTTGCACCCACAGCAAAGAACACTACAACAACAGCAGTTGCCTTTACAGCAGCAACAACCACCCCAGCAATCACCACAGCTTCAGCAGCTACAGCAAGTGCCACAGCAGTCACCACCACCTCAACATCACCAGCCACAGCTACCACATCAATCTCCTAAGCAGCAGCAACAGATGCCACAGGTACCACAACAACAGCAGTTGCAGCAGTCACCACAACAGTCTCCAACACAACCCCCCTCACAACCACTGCCCCCTGCACAGCAACTTCAAATCTCACACCAAGTACAGCCACACCAGCAACAGCCAAAACAAGTACAACACCAGCAGCAGTTGCAGCAGTCAAGACCATTGCAGCACCAGAAATCCCAGAGTCAGACGTTAGTCCAGCCATCAAACCAACCatctcagcagcagcagcagccagagCATGGTTTCCAGGTGTCACAAGCAGGCCAGCATCTGAACCAACAGAAGATTCAGCATCCACAGCACCAGAAGCAACAGCTGTATCCTGCAACTCAGTCTGATCATCAGCAGgtgcagcaccaacagcagcagcaggctTACCAGCGGTCTCACCTCCAGCAGCAGCAACACTCCCAGCAGCACCAACAGTTATCCCAGGACCAGCATCAGCACCCACCTCCCACTCAGCCACACCAGATAACCCCAAGACTTGGGCCAGGCATCAGCAGTGCAGTCATAAGCCCTAACCTTGCTGTTGTAGCAGCTGTGGCAGCTGCAGCGAGCCCAAGAAACTGTGGAGCTGCAGCAGGTGGATCCACAGCCTCACCCTCAGGTGGGACAGGTGCTACTAGTGCTCTGCCAGGGGCAGGAGCAGCAGCTGGAGCACAGGCACACTCATCGGCCCAGGCCACCATAGACAACACGCCACCTACGACGCCTGAAAGCATTATTTCAAACATTTCGGATTCAGTCAAAGG GGATAATGAGGTTTCAAAGCTGGATGAGTCCAGCAAGTCAGGAAGAGATTCATCAGAAGTAGAATTAGAAAGCCTAGCTGATAATAGTAAGATGGATCAGTTCTCTGAAG